A genomic window from Lotus japonicus ecotype B-129 chromosome 1, LjGifu_v1.2 includes:
- the LOC130729600 gene encoding uncharacterized protein LOC130729600: MATTEEPPKKEGSNLLGSPTFTELENGRFKCVETGHEVLSKDIPSYSNSKKCRLGLIDFALSNHKPPLNMFNQDPLYRSKLICKLTGDNVNKSEEHIWKHMSGKRFLNKLEQQEEGKLSCHDGMEGEEESLEEPLSANGGQKDKRKNKKKTKKGKNKDKGVEEIISEVRKSSNEESDAEEDDFWMPPVGERWDYDDGRDRWGSDLESEEETEEGDVIDGAADEDCKESEELSSRTKRMSIEVGPSSFASRKKKSKKNHQT; this comes from the exons ATGGCCACCACCGAAGAGCCACCGAAGAAGGAAGGAAGCAACCTCCTCGGCTCGCCGACCTTCACAGAGCTCGAAAATGGGCGCTTCAAGTGCGTAGAGACAGGCCACGAGGTTCTCTCCAAGGACATACCCTCCTACTCCAACAGCAAGAAGTGCCGTTTGGGTCTCATCGATTTCGCTTTGTCCAATCACAAACCCCCTCTCAATATGTTCAACCAAGACCCTCTTTACCG TTCAAAGTTGATTTGTAAGCTAACTGGAGATAATGTCAATAAGTCAGAGGAACATATCTGGAAGCATATGAGTGGGAAAAGGTTTCTCAATAAATTAG AGCAGCAGGAAGAGGGGAAGCTGTCGTGTCATGATGGAATGGAAGGTGAGGAGGAGAGCTTAGAGGAGCCACTGAGTGCAAATGGTGGTCAGAAGGATaaaaggaagaacaagaagaagacgAAAAAGGGGAAGAATAAGGACAAGGGAGTTGAAGAGATTATTTCTGAAGTTCGAAAGTCTTCTAATGAGGAGAGTGATGCAGAAGAGGATGATTTCTGGATGCCTCCTGTTGGAGAGCGCTGGGACTATGATGATGGACGAGACCGCTGGGGTTCGGATTTGGAGTCAGAGGAGGAAACTGAAGAGGGAGATGTAATTG ATGGTGCTGCTGATGAGGATTGCAAGGAGTCAGAAGAGTTGTCCTCGAG GACAAAAAGAATGTCTATAGAAGTTGGGCCAAGCAGCTTTGCctcaagaaaaaagaaaagtaagaagAATCACCAAACTTGA
- the LOC130720679 gene encoding uncharacterized protein LOC130720679 codes for MAILEPRISGNQAEKVISKLGFDEHVKSEAKGFSGGIWCCWNKASISVHVISIQHQCIHLHINPNENGGWFLSITYANPQERFRQSLWEDLIVFKDQIQGPWCVTVDFNSILFESEKMGGAPINQAAANRFLDCLNVCGLESVDAHGTLFTWQRGNLRERLDRSVVNSVWRTTFPNVSVTNLPLPFSDQRAQWIRMRPLGRGPKPFKFIASWISHSEFKDQITQNWRPSDSWLNNIERCTEQLKTWNQTVFGNIFFDKKRILARLQGIQKALSTAPNPHLLKLKNVLWNDYDVILRREEVYWAQLGVSKRSTICRQQFNRVEALLDNHGTWIYDNCGIQTILRDFFSSLYESDTMDPFDFHSAGNFPKVTRSDQERMISTPSLEEIKQALFSIGNLKSPGPDGYHALFFKHNWDTLKESISLFVNRIFLQPKLIEEVNATVIALIPKVKVPERANQFRPIALCNTSYKLVTKLLASHLSEILPKLIAPNQSSFIKGRSTVDNVLILQEVIHSFKSLKGKKGFMAIKLDLEKAYDRIQWPFIANTLRFFGFDDTFINLIEQCISTSSIAIAWRGEYLDSFKPSRGIRQGDPISPYLFVLCMERLGHLIQDACGNDTWKPYVVGRSGPKLSHLMFADDVILLAEASMDQAKLLQQTLTKFCNSSGQRLSLPKSRVLF; via the exons ATGGCAATTTTAGAGCCTAGAATAAGTGGAAATCAAGCTGAGAAAGTCATCTCTAAACTTGGCTTTGATGAGCATGTAAAATCTGAGGCCAAGGGTTTCTCTGGGGGTATTTGGTGTTGTTGGAATAAAGCATCCATTTCTGTCCATGTAATCTCAATTCAACATCAATGTATTCATCTCCACATCAATCCAAATGAGAATGGGGGCTGGTTTCTCTCTATCACTTATGCCAATCCTCAGGAAAGATTTAGACAATCTTTGTGGGAGGATCTTATAGTCTTTAAAGACCAAATTCAGGGTCCTTGGTGTGTCACCGTAGATTTTAACTCTATCCTCTTTGAATCCGAGAAAATGGGTGGTGCTCCCATTAATCAAGCCGCTGCAAACAGATTTCTGGATTGTCTTAATGTTTGTGGTCTTGAAAGTGTTGATGCCCATGGTACTCTTTTCACTTGGCAAAGGGGGAATCTCAGAGAAAGACTAGACAGATCTGTGGTTAATTCTGTTTGGAGAACTACTTTTCCCAATGTCTCTGTGACAAACCTCCCTCTTCCCTTCTCTGATCAACGTGCTCAGTGGATTAGAATGCGACCCTTGGGGAGGGGCCCCAAGCCCTTCAAATTTATTGCTAGCTGGATTAGCCACTCTGAGTTCAAAGACCAAATCACCCAGAATTGGAGACCCTCAGACTCTTGGCTTAATAATATTGAGAGATGCACAGAGCAGCTGAAGACTTGGAATCAAACTGTCTTTGGAAACATTTTCTTTGATAAAAAAAGGATTTTGGCCAGACTCCAAGGTATCCAAAAAGCTCTTTCTACAGCCCCCAATCCTCACCTTCTCAAGCTCAAAAATGTCCTCTGGAATGATTATGATGTCATCCTTAGAAGAGAAGAAGTTTATTGGGCTCAGCTAGGGGTGTCAAAGCGG AGTACTATATGCAGACAACAGTTCAACAGGGTGGAAGCTCTTCTTGACAATCATGGCACTTGGATTTATGACAACTGTGGAATTCAAACTATCTTGAGAGACTTCTTCTCAAGCCTCTATGAATCTGATACAATGGACCCTTTTGATTTCCATTCTGCTGGAAATTTTCCCAAAGTGACTAGATCTGATCAAGAGAGAATGATCTCCACCCCTAGTCTTGAGGAGATTAAACAAGCCCTTTTTAGCATTGGAAACCTGAAGTCTCCGGGTCCAGATGGCTACCATGCCCTCTTTTTCAAGCATAACTGGGATACTTTGAAGGAGTCCATTAGCCTTTTTGTGAATAGAATTTTTCTGCAACCAAAGCTTATTGAAGAGGTGAATGCAACTGTGATTGCTCTCATTCCAAAAGTGAAAGTTCCAGAAAGAGCGAATCAATTCAGGCCCATAGCTCTCTGCAATACCAGCTATAAATTGGTGACCAAGCTCCTAGCCTCTCATCTCAGTGAGATACTCCCCAAGCTTATTGCTCCTAACCAATCCAGTTTCATTAAGGGCAGAAGCACTGTGGACAATGTCCTTATCCTCCAAGAAGTCATTCATTCTTTTAAATCTCTTAAGGGGAAGAAGGGATTTATGGCCATTAAATTGGATCTAGAAAAGGCATATGACCGCATTCAATGGCCTTTTATAGCTAATACCCTCAGATTCTTTGGGTTTGATGATACTTTTATAAATCTGATTGAACAATGCATCTCTACTTCTTCTATTGCTATTGCTTGGAGAGGAGAATACCTTGATTCTTTCAAACCATCCAGAGGAATTCGTCAAGGCGACCCGATCTCTCCTTACTTATTTGTCCTTTGTATGGAAAGACTTGGCCACTTAATCCAAGATGCTTGTGGCAATGATACTTGGAAGCCTTATGTAGTGGGAAGATCTGGACCCAAACTATCCCACCTAATGTTTGCTGACGATGTAATCCTTCTAGCGGAAGCCTCTATGGACCAAGCTAAGCTTCTCCAACAGACTCTAACAAAATTCTGCAATTCATCTGGTCAGAGATTAAGTTTGCCTAAGTCTCGTGTTTTATTCTAA